One window from the genome of Cyclobacterium amurskyense encodes:
- a CDS encoding type II toxin-antitoxin system RelE/ParE family toxin: MIRTEKTAEFDKWIRKLKDIRAKAKILFRIQKLETDEHFDL; encoded by the coding sequence ATGATCAGAACAGAAAAAACAGCTGAATTCGATAAATGGATTAGAAAGCTCAAGGATATTCGAGCTAAAGCAAAAATTCTATTCAGGATTCAGAAGTTGGAGACTGATGAACATTTTGACC